A genome region from Purpureocillium takamizusanense chromosome 8, complete sequence includes the following:
- a CDS encoding uncharacterized protein (EggNog:ENOG503P6QU~COG:S), whose amino-acid sequence MSQKVTSKNLSYNSSLPPFLAALRAQAGGGGGGGPGPDPILANQRRSAKKRSSSEEAEDAPLIVDEHGNAMNVVVGKDGEVRERDAADPAADDDNDDGDACNDGASKGADSERAAGKAGKQDGDAKFAFGGRKRKVGKVVGDSKADDEDEPPVKDTRRADSKDGREPERTAEKKAKKKVKKIKLSFDEDEG is encoded by the coding sequence atgTCTCAGAAGGTCACCTCCAAGAACCTGTCCTACAACTCGTCCCTGCCCCCattcctcgccgccctccgcgcccaggccggcggtggcggcggcggcgggccgggaCCGGACCCCATCCTCGCGAACCAGCGGCGCTCCGCCAAGAAGCGCTCGAGCagcgaggaggccgaggacgcgcccctcatcgtcgacgagcatggcAACGCCATGAACGTCGTGGtgggcaaggacggcgaggtcagGGAGCGTGATGCGGCGGACcccgctgccgacgatgacaatgacgacggggacgcTTGCAACGACGGCGCATCCAAGGGCGCCGACTCCGAGCGCGCGGCTGGCAAGGCCGGAAAGCAGGACGGGGACGCCAAGTTTGCGTTTGGCGGACGGAAGCGCAAGGTGGGCAAGGTGGTTGGCGAcagcaaggccgacgacgaggatgagccGCCGGTCAAAGAtacgcggcgggcggataGCAAGGACGGCAGAGAGCCCGAGAGGACGGCtgagaagaaggccaagaagaaggtcaAGAAGATCAAGCTTagcttcgacgaggacgaaggaTGA
- the MVP1 gene encoding Sorting nexin mvp1 (EggNog:ENOG503NWJE~COG:U) yields MSLFGSTPPDHDGGEPTMASTPRRQNKARGGGGGGGLFDEPSSSQRTSSSNGLFDDHDGGGGGGGGGDDSSPWDMPTPRRQRSRADVIRNLLPPSDVPDSYIETFDAVLRDDEHDGGGSGGCVTSGGVAKLFANARLGPEAQTRIMSLVAPGDSSDVSLGRNEFNVVLALVGLAQEGDIISLDGVDERRANLPQPKLPGLTAEPVLPPVAELAAKPPQTPTEPLPQPSPPHTQPSSSSHSGASASAAAATPPSMTQTKAFRPAMDDPEDDPWNSPEVHKGHDHAKANGGGVHGTVNGHSNGFGETPTPTMGRGAVNHYTTTPGTSASSNAGRPASSSVSGHGGWGYFGGATPSGTGGFHDPVQNAAASPFGGDAASGRAPGNEPPTTTMRNSAGRTGNNVEETVVVTLMPGKEGMFMFQHHNYEVASQRRGSKVIRRYSDFVWLLECLHKRYPFRVLPLLPPKRVAVNGNHLSNDGAFIEKRRRGLGRFLNALVRHPVLSQEQLVVMFLTVPTELAVWRKQATISVQDEFNDRALPPGLEDSLPPTLEELFTRTRSGVRRSAELYINVCNIMDRLVKRTEGVAADHARIAMSLTSLTETSADTYASDTNEVPLLNDGLVAMSKHLRTCQTLLEDESRGWDEGVLEDLKRQRDALVSMRELFERRERLDKDNIPYLERRIQTNETKLAGLRSKPEGLVKPGEIEKVAEAIIKDKESIVQQHNRSVFVKECIRDELLTFQSTQYHISRWNQDWAGERVKYAEMLADNWRRLLDELEGMPLGE; encoded by the exons ATGTCGCTCTTCGGATCAACCCCGCCCGACCACGACGGGGGCGAGCCAACAATGGCTTCGACTCCGCGACGTCAGAACAaggcccgaggcggcggcggcggcggcggcctgttCGACGAgccgtcctcctcgcagCGGACCTCGTCCTCCAATGGCCTCTTCGACGatcacgacggcggcggcggaggcggtggcggcggagacgattCCTCGCCCTGGGACatgcccacgccgcgccggcagcgcagccgcgccgacgTGATCCGCAACCTGCTCCCGCCGTCCGACGTGCCCGACTCGTACATCGAGACGTTCGACGCGGTactgcgcgacgacgaacacgacggcggcggtagcggcggctgcgtcacgtcgggcggcgtcgccaagcTCTTCGCCAACGCGCGACTCGGACCTGAAGCCCAGACGCGCATCATGTCCCTGGTGGCGCCTGGCGACAGCTCCGACGTGTCACTCGGGCGGAACGAGTTCAACGTCGTGCTGGCACTAGTCGGCCTGGCGCAAGAGGGCGACATCAtcagcctcgacggcgtggacgagAGACGCGCAA ACCTGCCGCAGCCCAAGCTCCCCGGCCTCACCGCCGAGCCCGTGCTGCCACCCGttgccgagctcgccgcaaagccgccgcagacgcccACCGAGCCCTTGCCGcagccatcaccaccgcaCACCCAGCCCTCGTCTAGCTCGCACTCGGGAGCTTcagcgtcggcagcggcggcgacccctCCTTCGATGACGCAGACCAAGGCGTTCCGcccggccatggacgaccCGGAAGACGACCCGTGGAACTCGCCCGAGGTGCACAAGGGCCACGACCACGCAAAAGCTAACGGAGGCGGCGTCCACGGCACCGTCAACGGCCACAGCAATGGCTTTGGCGAGACCCCGACACCGACGATGGGCAGGGGCGCCGTCAATCACTacaccacgacgccgggcaCCTCGGCTTCCTCCAATGCGGGCcgcccggccagcagctccgtCTCCGGTCACGGCGGCTGGGGTTACTTTGGAggcgccacgccctcggGGACAGGCGGCTTCCACGACCCCGTCCAAAATGCCGCGGCCAGCCCCTTTGGCggtgacgccgcctccggccGAGCTCCCGGCAACGAGCCGCccaccacgacgatgaggaaCAGCGCCGGCCGGACGGGAAACAACGTCGAGGAGACGGTCGTCGTGACGCTGATGCCCGGCAAGGAGGGCATGTTCATGTTCCAGCACCACAACTACGAGGTCGCGAGCCAGCGCCGGGGGAGCAAGGTTATCCGTCGGTACAGCGACTTTGTCTGGCTTCTGGAGTGCCTGCACAAGAGGTATCCCTTCCGCGTACTCCccttgctgccgcccaagCGGGTCGCCGTCAACGGGAACCACCTGTCCAATGATGGTGCCTTTATCGAGAAGCGAAGACGGGGCCTGGGTAGATTCCTGAATGCGCTCGTCAGGCATCCCGTCTTGAGCCAAGAGCAACTGGTTGTCATGTTCCTGACAGTTCCCACG GAACTGGCAGTATGGCGGAAACAAGCCACCATTTCCGTTCAGGACGAGTTCAACGACCGCGCGCTGCCCCCTGGGCTGGAAGACTCGCTTCCGCCGACATTGGAGGAGCTCTTCACTCGCACCCGCTCGGGAGTTCGCCGTTCCGCGGAGCTATACATCAACGTTTGCAACATCATGGACCGGCTCGTGAAGCGGACCGAGGGCGTGGCCGCGGACCACGCCCGCATCGCCATGTCTCTCACGTCGCTGACGGAGACTTCGGCGGACACGTACGCCAGCGACACCAACGAGGTGCCGCTCCTCAACGATGGGCTCGTGGCCATGAGCAAGCACCTGCGAACGTGCCAAACTCTGCTTGAGGACGAGAGCCGCGGGTGGGATGAGGGCGTgctcgaggacctcaagCGACAGCGCGACGCTCTCGTCAGCATGCGGGAGCTGTttgagcggcgggagcgcCTGGACAAGGATAACATCCCTTACCTGGAGCGCAGGATACAGACCAACGAGACCAAACTGGCGGGCCTGCGGTCGAAGCCCGAGGGCTTGGTAAAGCCGGGCGAGATTGAgaaggtggccgaggccatcatcaag GACAAGGAGTCCAtcgtgcagcagcacaacCGCTCCGTCTTCGTCAAGGAGTGCATCCGCGACGAGCTCCTGACGTTCCAGAGCACGCAGTACCACATCAGCCGCTGGAACCAGgactgggcgggcgagcgggtcAAGTACGCCGAGATGCTAGCCGACaactggcggcggctgctggacgagctcgagggcatgCCGCTGGGGGAGTAG
- the COX4 gene encoding Cytochrome c oxidase subunit 4 (BUSCO:EOG09265MAN~COG:C~EggNog:ENOG503P5BA), whose translation MLLQRTVIAAARRAAVAPAVTRSFATSFVRREATKSGPSSPNAQAASLAGTAQKKVGEYKTFNEVKTEDDLFGPGAAPGTVPTDLEQATGLERLEILGKMEGVDIFDMRPLDASRKGTMESPILVRSAGDEQFAGCTGYPADSHVVTWLGLSRERPIERCPECGSVYKMEYVGPQDDHHHDHHHGPEIEEPKTFADYIKPEYRYQ comes from the exons atgctCCTGCAACGCACCGTCATTgccgcggcccgccgcgccgccgtcgctcccGCCGTCACCCGCAGCTTCGCGACCTCCTTCGTCCGCC GCGAGGCCACCAAGTCTGGCCCCTCCAGCCCCAACGCGCAGGCTGCTTCTCTCGCCGGCACCGCACAGAAGAAGGTTGGCGAATACAAGACGTTCAACG AGGTCAagaccgaggacgacctcTTCGGCCCCGGCGCAGCCCCGGGCACCGTCCCCACCGATCTCGAGCAGGCCACCGGTCTTGAGCGTCTGGAGATTCTCGGCAAGATggagggcgtcgacatcTTCGACATGCGCCCCCTCGACGCCAGCCGCAAGGGCACAATGGAGAGCCCCATCCTCGTCCGCTccgccggcgatgagcaGTTTGCCGGCTGCACTGGCTACCCTGCCGACTCCCACGTCGTCACCTGGCTCGGC CTGAGCCGCGAGCGCCCCATCGAGCGATGCCCCGAGTGCGGCAGCGTCTACAAGATGGAGTATGTCGGCCCGCAggacgaccaccaccatgaccaccaccacggccccgAGATCGAGGAGCCCAAGACGTTTGCCGACTACATCAAGCCCGAGTACCGCTACCAATAA
- the MRPL10 gene encoding YmL10 (COG:J~BUSCO:EOG09264A2D~EggNog:ENOG503NVSV) yields the protein MPPRLLPPSTAACCRVSARSPITSLTACLAGMTLQQTRQASIVGSLTYNKGAKHPKKRVGRGPSSGHGKTSGRGHKGQRQHGKVNPWFQGGQTPLVVKHGTMGFTNFRAPKMAEVNLDKIQDWINQGRLDPTKQITPKELIESKLVGSVKDGVKILSRGSECLKQPIDVMVSRASEGAIAAIEAAGGKVVTRYYTKLAIRRLLTGESVNTDRPLPVGKEHVAGVLEAARKAPFRYRLPDPTSRRDIEYYRDPAHRGYLSHQLAPGESPSLYFKVPGERKIKSEAKVEKKAVEETLW from the exons atgccgccccgATTGCTACCGCCCAGCACAGCCGCGTGCTGCAGGGTCAGCGCGCGCTCTCCCATCACCTCGCTGACGGCTTGCCTCGCAGGCATGACGCTACAGCAGACGCGGCAGGCCTCGATCGTCGGCAGCCTTACCTACAACAAGGGCGCCAAACACCCGAAGAAGCGCGTGGGCCGCGGCCCTTCGTCCGGCCACGGCAAGACGTCGGGTCGTGGCCACAAGGGCCAGAGGCAGCACGGCAAGGTGAACCCGTGGTTCCAGGGCGGCCAAACGCCGCTGGTGGTGAAGCACGGCACGATGGGGTTCACGAACTT CCGAGCACCGAAAATGGCGGAAGTGAACCTCGATAAGATCCAGGACTGGATCAACCAGGGCAGACTCGACCCGACGAAGCAAATCACACCAAAGGAGCTGATCGAGAGCAAGCTGGTCGGCAgcgtcaaggacggcgtTAAGATCCTGTCGCGCGGCTCCGAATGCCTGAAGCAGCCCATCGACGTGATGGTGTCACGCGCGTCGGAGggggccatcgccgccatcgaggccgcgggcggcaaggtGGTGACGAGGTACTACACCAAGCTGGCCATTCGGCGGCTGCTGACGGGCGAGTCGGTCAACACGGACCGGCCACTGCCCGTGGGCAAGGAGCATgtcgcgggcgtgctggaggcggcgcgcaaggccCCGTTCCGGTACCGGCTGCCGGACCCGACGAGTCGTCGGGACATTGAGTACTACCGCGACCCAGCGCACAGGGGCTATCTGAGCCACCAGCTGGCGCCCGGCGAGTCGCCGAGTCTGTACTTCAAGGTGCCTGGGGAGCGCAAGATCAAGAGCGAGGCCAAGGTGGAGAAGAAAGCGGTGGAGGAGACGCTGTGGTGA
- a CDS encoding uncharacterized protein (EggNog:ENOG503NYCH): protein MLTWFGFVPSHRHDGEREPLLPRYNDETAREARLHEKLHTYQMLRAMSQGYMPSNEQVVVQLRSLLSADILNPESQELSSSGRALISSTKLWLTQFIKVLQHKNSKDQIQDFIWYLSKARLDIDTRDLGVKTAASKAKADASATLASLRTVGSLLLTNSDFRIFLDDLGTVGKEVFRDTAFTLADVSKEAGKQLAPAAEATEALNAQDGSTHPVPSDKDLEDQVQEVAQVVSSGAAEVASEAGHSLSEHVTGTEGKALVHRLRQTVVQLRKRRDYSESVSTLALLLQRYLTAYARLASDTVQAVEEDVGTNEDADLAVCNFWHFLTSLGSQERWKQVEESFDKVVEAGRSDPNFEKMVQEIATLVQDMLTDPDFFDNAEQRFNDLKEKSKETTSRSSIADSVDELLTHLRLALRAVTEDEDMQKLLRISKRITALLSPKGSYKNDDLVQDSINTFVPLVIQAIQYVPIPRLEVSTPAVDLLLENLILEPGRTINHSSFLPYRLQISTQNDFAVQKGLFRTTSSMASVVRVKVSGLSIAADDLGYWVKLHSGLLRIMDQGLVSFHLDERGIDITLDIEIGRNRIEELVSLRSVKVEVHHLNYKLSDSKFSWLAWLLKPLIRPIVRKALEVKVAAAIEQGLRTLNRELVFARERLRATRIANPNDLWTFVRAVAARLTPAPDPDLDARVGVRPGRDVFRGRYAPGSLVKLWDDEGRDAPQRVLEYERGGWRNEIFDVKTVAAGNRRVAQA from the coding sequence ATGTTGACGTGGTTTGGCTTTGTCCCGTCGCATCGCCACgatggcgagcgcgagccTCTCCTGCCGCGATACAATGATGAGACAGCGCGCGAGGCTCGACTTCATGAGAAGCTCCACACGTACCAGATGCTACGGGCCATGTCCCAAGGATACATGCCGTCGAATGAGCAAGTTGTTGTGCAACTGCGAAGCCTGCTCTCGGCCGACATCCTCAACCCGGAGTCCCAAGAGCTGAGCAGCTCTGGACGTGCTCTCATCTCCTCCACAAAGCTTTGGCTCACCCAGTTCATCAAGGTCCTGCAGCACAAGAACAGCAAGGACCAGATCCAGGATTTCATCTGGTACCTCAGCAAAGCGAGGCTAGACATTGACACCCGCGATCTGGGAGTCAAGACCGCTGcctccaaggccaaggccgacgcGTCCGCCACGCTGGCAAGCCTGCGCACCGTTGGATCGCTGCTGCTTACAAACTCGGATTTTCGCATCTTCCTAGACGACCTTGGCACTGTTGGAAAGGAGGTCTTTCGCGATACCGCCTTCACCTTGGCAGACGTCTCCAAGGAGGCCGGTAAGCAgctggcgcccgccgccgaagccaccGAAGCCCTCAACGCCCAGGATGGGAGCACACACCCCGTGCCGTCGGATAAAGACCTTGAGGACCAAGTGCAGGAGGTCGCGCAGGTCGTCTccagcggcgcggcagagGTCGCCAGTGAGGCAGGCCACAGCCTGTCCGAGCATGTCACAGGGACCGAGGGCAAAGCACTCGTCCATCGTTTGAGGCAGACTGTCGTGCAGCTGAGGAAACGCCGCGACTACTCTGAATCCGTATCGACTCTGGCACTGCTTCTCCAGCGCTATCTCACAGCCTACGCTCGTCTCGCCTCCGATACCGTTCAGGCAGTCGAAGAGGATGTGGGCACGAATGAGGATGCCGACCTTGCCGTCTGCAACTTTTGGCATTTCTTGACGTCTTTGGGGAGCCAGGAGCGCTGGAAGCAAGTAGAAGAGTCATTTGACAAGGTCGTTGAGGCAGGCCGATCCGACCCCAACTTTGAGAAGATGGTGCAGGAGATTGCCACTTTGGTGCAGGACATGCTCACTGACCCTGATTTCTTCGACAATGCTGAGCAGCGCTTTAACGATTTGAAAGAAAAGTCTAAGGAGACCACATCGAGATCCTCCATAGCAGACAGTGTGGACGAGCTACTCACCCATCTTCGCCTGGCTCTTCGCGCCGTCActgaggacgaggacatgcAAAAGTTGCTACGCATCTCAAAGAGGATCACGGCTCTGCTTTCGCCCAAAGGCAGCTACAAAAATGACGATTTGGTCCAGGACTCGATCAACACGTTCGTCCCGCTCGTCATACAGGCCATTCAATATGTGCCCATCCCGCGTCTCGAGGTGTCTACGCCGGCCGTGGACCTGCTATTGGAGAACCTGATTCTTGAACCTGGACGCACGATCAATCACAGCTCATTTCTACCTTATCGGCTTCAGATCTCAACGCAAAACGACTTTGCGGTGCAAAAGGGTCTGTTTCGAACGACATCATCGATGGCCTCGGTGGTGCGGGTGAAAGTCTCTGGCTTGTCGATTGCGGCCGACGACCTGGGTTACTGGGTAAAGCTGCACTCTGGGCTGCTGAGGATCATGGACCAAGGGCTTGTCAGCTTCCACCTGGACGAGCGCGGCATCGACATCACACTGGATATTGAGATTGGGCGGAATCGAATCGAAGAGCTAGTCTCGCTGCGAAGCGTCAAGGTGGAGGTCCATCACCTGAACTACAAGCTCAGCGACTCCAAGTTCTCGTGGTTGGCGTGGCTACTCAAGCCACTGATCAGGCCCATAGTGAGGAAGGCGCTAGAGGTGAAGGTGGCGGCTGCCATCGAGCAGGGCCTACGGACATTGAACCGGGAGCTGGTGTTTGCGCGGGAGCGGCTGCGCGCTACGCGTATTGCCAACCCTAACGACCTTTGGACCTTTGTTCGAGCTGTCGCTGCTCGGCTCACCCCCGCACCGGACCCGGACCTGGACGCGAGGGTCGGTGTGCGCCCAGGGCGAGACGTGTTCCGGGGGCGTTATGCACCGGGCAGCCTCGTCAAGCTGTGGGATGACGAGGGACGGGACGCACCGCAGCGGGTGCTGGAGTACGAGAGGGGTGGGTGGCGCAATGAGATATTTGATGTCAAGACGGTAGCAGCTGGCAACAGGCGTGTCGCACAAGCGTGA
- the omh4 gene encoding O-glycoside alpha-1,2-mannosyltransferase 4 (COG:G~TransMembrane:1 (i54-77o)~EggNog:ENOG503NWWJ~CAZy:GT15), with the protein MDLIRRASRMASSAQPLRLPTLDNEKRAPSKRKGLASQLAFFRRPLRLRGNSTVSVPLGVVIVFPLLVIILILVLFVRHPSSPGRILMPAGAPPAIRKISEKHDKVFVTGCLDPDTSKPRANAAFVVLARNKELDGVIQSIKSVERHFNRWYHYPYVFLNDGDFDDHFKEVVRNYTSANVEFGKVGPDMWGFPDWIDPKVAKEGIAKQGDAAVMYGGLESYHAMCRFYSGFFYNHELLLKYDWYWRVEPEITYFCDITYDPFLKMIENNKTYGFTIAVKELRETVPNIFRYASAYKRLNNITSQGLWEMFVEPQDPKKEENKDPNLPEEVLQNDPNRHAAPPIDPEAMEGEKYNMCHFWSNFEIARLDWFRSKEYNDFFEMMDRSGGFWMERWGDAPIHSLAAGALLGPKDIHYFRDFGYRHTTIQHCPANAPARQLPRKPYLEMTTLDEKKRIEEDQYWENYDEPKENGVGCRCRCDTDIVDVEGKEGSCLAEWVDVAGGWASP; encoded by the exons ATGGATTTGATCCGGCGGGCGTCCAGGATGGCCTCATCGGCCCAGCCGTTGCGGCTACCGACACTCGACAACGAAAAGCGAGCACCATCGAAGCGAAAGGGCCTTGCATCGCAGCTTGCCTTTTTCCGCCGGCCTCTGCGTCTGCGCGGCAACTCGACCGTCTCCGTACCGCTCGGCGTTGTCATCGTCTTCCCGCTTCTCGTCATCATCTTGATTCTCGTTTTGTTCGTGAGGCACCCGAGCTCGCCTGGCAGGATACTCATGCCTGCCGGTGCGCCCCCGGCGATCCG GAAAATCAGCGAGAAGCACGACAAGGTCTTCGTGACTGGTTGCCTCGACCCCGATACCAGCAAGCCCCGCGCCAACGCCGCattcgtcgtcctcgccagAAACAAGGAGCTGGATGGCGTCATTCAGTCCATCAAGTCGGTCGAGCGCCACTTCAACCGCTGGTATCACTACCCGTACGTTTTtctcaacgacggcgacttcGACGATCACTTCAAGGAGGTCGTTCGAAACTACACATCTGCCAACGTCGAGTTCGGCAAGGTTGGACCCGACATGTGGGGCTTCCCTGATTGGATTGATCCCAAGGTTGCCAAGGAGGGCATCGCCAAGCAGGGAGACGCAGCCGTCATGTACGGTGGGCTGGAAAGTTACCATGCCATGTGCCGCTTCTACTCCGG CTTCTTCTACAACCATGAGCTTCTGCTCAAGTACGATTGGTACTGGCGCGTCGAGCCCGAGATTACCTACTTTTGCGACATTACCTA CGATCCGTTCCTGAAGATGATCGAGAACAACAAGACGTACGGCTTTACCATTGCTGTCAAAGAACTTCGAGAAACCGTCCCCAACATCTTCCGGTACGCGTCGGCCTATAAGCGACTCAATAACATCACTTCTCAGGGACTGTGGGAGATGTTTGTCGAGCCGCAGGACcccaagaaggaggagaacaAGGACCCCAATCTCCCCGAGGAAGTCCTACAGAACGACCCGAACAGGCACGCCGCACCGCCCATCGACCCCGAGGCTATGGAGGGCGAAAAGTACAACATGTGTCACTTCTGGTCCAACTTTGAGATTGCGCGACTCGACTGGTTCCGCAGCAAGGAGTACAATGACTTCTTCGAGATGATGGATcggagcggcggcttctGGATGGAACGA TGGGGTGATGCTCCAATCCactccctcgccgccggcgctctTCTCGGCCCCAAGGACATCCACTACTTCCGAGACTTTGGCTACAGGCACACAACCATCCAGCATTGCCCAGCAAACGCTCCCGCGCGACAGCTCCCGCGCAAGCCATACCTCGAGATGACGACgctcgacgagaagaagcgcatcgaggaggaCCAGTACTGGGAGAACTACGATGAGCCCAAGGAGAACGGTgtcggctgccgctgcaggtGTGACACTGACATTGTGGATGTCGAAGGCAAGGAGGGCTCATGCTTAGCGGAATGGGTCGATGTTGCGGGCGGCTGGGCAAGCCCCTAA
- a CDS encoding uncharacterized protein (EggNog:ENOG503P1QR~COG:I), translated as MSDKPYPSERHRSIAESWIEQRDMAAQPQDFPRRSFQEALALTPLPASQDAHGRVVKRYMSRQPAWKPGDELPWDAVFSSLDGPRPRYGSAGVFGGHVYAQAPLCAARAVEEEEQQQLGVISSSSQGKLGIHSIQGVFTAPGLKDRPFVYEVAPLSNGRSFSARTVNARQTKEPSKEPLGPFPASDADLPLKDVCFSCITTFKRSHPMVDDIQPTQSAQEIYADILSARAPHEWDTSPQSDVDFIKDLFPNAGHGGFPILDMHKVDMTEFNAGKPIPERRELIYYRLMKPLDEDDVNAHIVCHAYEADRNGLIMCGNHLGYGYNLGAVASLTYSFYVHVNPEEMVLDTERWWLQEVSWPRVNAGRCMMESRLWSPEGRHIASGYQDGIIQPDKSSGGYGKL; from the exons ATGTCGGACAAGCCTTACCCAAGTGAACGACACCGTTCCATCGCCGAAAGTTG GATCGAGCAACGCGACATggccgcgcagccgcaggaTTTTCCACGCCGGAGCTTCCAGGAGGCGCTTGCGTTGACGCCTCTCCCTGCTAGCCAGGATGCCCACGGCCGTGTCGTCAAGCGGTACATGAGTCGGCAGCCCGCTTGGAAGCCCGGTGATGAGCTCCCCTGGGACGCAGTGTTCTCATCCCTGGACGGGCCGCGCCCCAGGTATGGCAGCGCGGGAGTCTTTGGCGGACACGTCTATGCCCAGGCGCCCTTGTGTGCCGCGAgagccgtcgaggaggaggagcagcagcagctgggcgtcatcagcagcagctcccagGGGAAGCTGGGTATTCAC TCTATTCAGGGCGTCTTCACGGCACCTGGTCTTAAAGACCGGCCCTTCGTCTACGAGGTCGCACCGCTGTCCAACGGACGCTCGTTCTCCGCCCGCACCGTCAACGCGCGTCAGACGAAGGAGCCTTCAAAAGAGCCGCTCGGCCCCTTCCCGGCGTCTGATGCCGACCTTCCTCTCAAGGATGTTTGCTTCAGCTGCATCACCACATTCAAGCGATCCCACCCTATGGTAGATGATATTCAACCAACGCAGTCTGCCCAAGAAATCTACGCCGACATCCTCtcagctcgagctcctcaTGAATGGGACACCAGTCCGCAGAGCGATGTAGACTTCATCAAGGACCTATTCCCGAACGCTGGCCACGGGGGTTTTCCGATACTTGACATGCACAAGGTCGACATGACCGAGTTCAACGCCGGAAAGCCGATTcccgagcgccgcgagctcATCTACTACCGTCTCATGAAgcccctcgacgaggacgacgtcaaCGCCCACATCGTCTGCCACGCATACGAGGCGGACCGGAACGGGCTCATCATGTGCGGCAACCATCTGGGATACGGCTACAACCTCGGCGCTGTGGCAAGCCTGACCTATTCATTTTACGTGCACGTCAACCCGGAGGAGATGGTGCTCGACACCGAACGGTGGTGGCTCCAAGAGGTCTCATGGCCTAGAGTCAATGCAGGGAGGTGCATGATGGAGAGTAGGCTTTGGAGCCCCGAGGGGAGGCACATTGCGAGCGGATACCAGGACGGCATCATACAGCCTGACAAGTCCTCGGGGGGTTACGGCAAGCTCTAG